In Cygnus olor isolate bCygOlo1 chromosome 12, bCygOlo1.pri.v2, whole genome shotgun sequence, one DNA window encodes the following:
- the MAF gene encoding transcription factor Maf: MASELAMSGSDLPTSPLAMEYVNDFDLMKFEVKKEPVETDRIISQCGRLIAGGSLSSTPMSTPCSSVPPSPSFSAPSPGSGSDQKGHLEDYYWMTGYPQQLNPEALGFSPEDAVEALINSSHHPLPGAFDGYARGQQLAAAAGSGGSGPAEEMGSAAAVVSAVIAAAAAQGGAPHYHHHHHHHPHHGAGGHPHGAAPGSAPPSSSSSSSSSSSSSAAGSGGGGGGGGGGGGGAGGLHHPHHGGGGLHFDDRFSDEQLVTMSVRELNRQLRGVSKEEVIRLKQKRRTLKNRGYAQSCRFKRVQQRHVLESEKNQLLQQVEHLKQEISRLVRERDAYKEKYEKLVSNGFRENGSSSDNPSSPEFFMYPRESSTTVM; this comes from the exons ATGGCATCAGAACTGGCAATGAGCGGCTCCGACCTGCCCACCAGTCCCCTGGCCATGGAATATGTTAATGACTTCGATCTGATGAAGTTTGAAGTGAAAAAGGAGCCGGTGGAGACCGACCGCATTATCAGCCAGTGCGGCCGCTTGATCGCCGGGGGCTCGCTCTCCTCCACCCCGATGAGCACGCCCTGCAGCTCGGTGCCCCCGTCCCCCAGCTTCTCGGCGCCCAGCCCCGGCTCCGGCAGCGACCAGAAGGGCCACCTGGAAGACTACTACTGGATGACGGGCTACCCGCAGCAGCTCAACCCCGAGGCGCTGGGCTTCAGCCCGGAGGACGCGGTGGAGGCGCTCATCAACAGCAGCCACCACCCGCTGCCCGGCGCCTTCGATGGCTATGCTAGAGGGCAGCAGCTGGCCGCGGCCGCCGGCtccgggggctcggggccggccgAGGAGATGGGCTCGGCGGCCGCCGTGGTGTCGGCGGTGAtcgccgcggcggcggcgcagggCGGCGCGccccactaccaccaccaccaccaccaccacccgcACCACGGCGCCGGGGGGCACCCCCACGGCGCGGCGCCGGGCAGCGcgccgccttcctcctcctcctcctcctcctcctcctcctcctcgtcggCCGCCGGCtccggaggcggcggcggcggcggcggcggcggcggcgggggcgccgGGGGGCTGCACCACCCGCACCACGGCGGAGGCGGCCTGCACTTCGACGACCGCTTCTCGGACGAGCAGCTGGTCACCATGTCGGTGCGGGAGCTCAACCGGCAGCTGCGGGGCGTCAGCAAGGAAGAGGTGATCCGGctgaagcagaagaggaggaCCCTCAAAAACAGGGGCTATGCCCAGTCCTGCCGCTTCAAGAGGGTCCAGCAGCGGCACGTCCTGGAGTCGGAGAAgaaccagctgctgcagcaagtgGAGCACCTAAAGCAGGAGATCTCCAGGCTGGTCCGGGAGAGGGACGCCTACAAGGAAAAGTACGAGAAGCTGGTCAGCAATGGCTTCAGAGAAAACGGATCCAGCAGCGACAACCCTTCCTCTCCAGAGTTTTTCAT GTACCCGAGAGAATCTTCTACAACGGTGATGTGA